One Paraburkholderia aromaticivorans genomic region harbors:
- a CDS encoding alpha/beta hydrolase, producing the protein METSQSSNVRPSAGNRNAAGEPQRASVTTADGVDLPLYRWPAAVPPRATVALLHGLAEHAGRYAALAARLNAAGIELVAIDLRGHGHAPGKRSYVKRFDDYLLDAQALLDAAAQSCAPLFLMGHSMGGAVAALYAIERLDESGRRLNGLILSSPALAPGRDVPRWMLKLSQVISRLYPSFPAMKIDAALLSRLQPVVNANRNDPLVHHGAIPARTGAELLLAMARIERGRAGLRVPLLVYHGTADKLTEPEGSREFGQHAGSPDKTLTLHDGSYHETMNDLDRDRVIGALVEWIEKRMVVGA; encoded by the coding sequence ATGGAGACATCTCAAAGCAGCAATGTGCGGCCCAGCGCGGGCAACCGGAACGCCGCCGGCGAACCGCAGCGCGCCTCGGTTACGACCGCCGACGGCGTCGACTTGCCGCTATACCGCTGGCCCGCCGCCGTGCCACCGCGCGCCACGGTCGCGCTGCTCCACGGCCTCGCCGAGCACGCCGGCCGCTATGCGGCATTGGCCGCGCGGCTGAACGCGGCCGGCATCGAACTGGTGGCGATCGATCTGCGCGGCCACGGCCACGCGCCCGGCAAACGGTCCTATGTGAAGCGCTTCGACGACTATCTGCTGGACGCGCAAGCCTTGCTCGACGCCGCCGCGCAAAGTTGCGCCCCGCTCTTCCTGATGGGCCACAGCATGGGCGGCGCCGTGGCCGCGCTCTACGCGATCGAGCGCCTCGACGAGAGCGGCCGGCGCCTGAACGGCCTGATTCTGTCGAGTCCGGCGCTCGCACCCGGCCGCGACGTGCCGCGCTGGATGCTCAAGCTGAGCCAGGTGATCAGCCGTCTCTACCCGAGCTTCCCGGCGATGAAAATCGACGCCGCCTTGCTCTCGCGCCTTCAGCCCGTGGTGAACGCCAATCGCAACGATCCGCTCGTGCATCACGGCGCGATTCCCGCGCGCACCGGCGCGGAACTGTTGCTGGCGATGGCGCGCATCGAACGCGGCCGTGCGGGGTTGCGTGTACCGTTGCTCGTTTATCACGGCACCGCTGACAAGCTCACCGAACCCGAAGGCAGCCGCGAATTCGGTCAGCACGCAGGCTCGCCGGACAAGACGCTCACGCTGCACGATGGCAGCTATCACGAGACGATGAACGACCTCGACCGCGATCGCGTGATCGGCGCTTTGGTCGAGTGGATTGAAAAACGGATGGTGGTAGGAGCCTGA
- a CDS encoding enoyl-CoA hydratase — MNADARNVSLVEIEHDAYGVRGVVRLTMNRPDAFNALSEALLDDLQTALSEIGRSDARVVVIAGAGRAFCGGHDLKEMRAAPSRVYYQALFARCTKLMMTIQRLPQPVIARVQGIATAAGCQLVAMCDLAVAADTARFAVSGVNLGLFCATPSVPLSRNLSRKAALEMLLTGDFIDAAEAKQQGLVNRVVPADALDAEITRLATSICAKPVEAVSAGKGLFYRQLEMGIEAAYQLAGQTMACNMMDESALEGVQAFIDKRPPDWKRDEK; from the coding sequence ATGAACGCCGATGCACGCAACGTCTCACTGGTCGAGATCGAACACGACGCGTACGGCGTACGCGGCGTGGTGCGGTTGACGATGAACCGGCCCGACGCCTTCAACGCGCTCTCCGAAGCCTTGCTCGACGACCTGCAGACCGCATTGAGCGAGATCGGGCGCTCGGACGCGCGTGTGGTCGTGATCGCCGGCGCCGGGCGCGCGTTCTGCGGGGGACACGATCTGAAGGAAATGCGCGCGGCGCCGTCGCGGGTTTACTACCAGGCGCTGTTCGCGCGCTGCACGAAGCTCATGATGACGATCCAGCGCTTGCCGCAACCGGTGATCGCGCGGGTGCAAGGCATTGCCACGGCGGCCGGCTGTCAACTCGTCGCGATGTGCGATCTGGCGGTCGCGGCCGACACGGCGCGGTTTGCGGTGTCGGGCGTGAACCTCGGGCTCTTCTGCGCGACACCTTCCGTGCCGCTGTCGCGCAACCTGTCGCGCAAGGCGGCGCTTGAAATGCTGCTCACCGGCGATTTCATCGATGCCGCCGAGGCGAAGCAGCAAGGTCTCGTCAACCGCGTGGTCCCAGCGGATGCGCTCGATGCGGAAATCACGCGGCTCGCCACCAGCATCTGCGCGAAACCCGTCGAAGCCGTGAGCGCCGGCAAAGGCCTCTTCTATCGTCAGTTGGAGATGGGTATCGAAGCGGCTTACCAGCTCGCCGGGCAGACGATGGCCTGCAACATGATGGACGAGTCAGCGCTCGAAGGTGTGCAGGCTTTCATCGACAAACGACCGCCTGACTGGAAGCGCGACGAAAAATAG
- a CDS encoding histone deacetylase family protein: MATGFYSHADCLLHDMGQWHPECPARLQAIEDQLIASRIDSLIERESAPLADDAALLRVHTQAHVDYIRSRSPAEGVAEIDPDTTMNPHTLQAALRAAGAAVAATDAVIEGRYDNAFCSVRPPGHHAEPARAMGFCFFNNVAIAARHALEVHGLERVAIIDFDVHHGNGTEAAFSGDSRVLMCSIFQHPFYPFTGADNQAANMCNVPMPARSKGMAVREAVDLLWLPRLHEFKPEMLFISAGFDAHREDDLGNMGLVEDDYAWITDQMREIAKRYARGRIVSCLEGGYNLSALGRSVVAHVRSLAGI, encoded by the coding sequence TTCTATTCCCACGCCGATTGTCTGCTGCACGACATGGGGCAATGGCATCCCGAATGCCCCGCGCGTCTGCAGGCAATCGAAGATCAGTTGATCGCGAGCCGCATCGACTCCTTGATCGAGCGCGAGTCGGCGCCGCTCGCCGACGATGCCGCGCTGCTGCGCGTGCATACGCAAGCTCACGTCGACTATATTCGCAGCCGCTCGCCCGCTGAAGGCGTCGCCGAAATCGATCCCGATACGACGATGAACCCGCATACCCTGCAAGCCGCGTTGCGCGCGGCGGGCGCCGCGGTCGCCGCGACCGACGCGGTGATCGAAGGCCGTTACGACAACGCCTTCTGCAGCGTGCGCCCGCCCGGCCACCACGCGGAGCCGGCGCGCGCCATGGGCTTCTGCTTCTTCAACAACGTCGCGATCGCCGCGCGTCATGCGCTCGAAGTGCATGGCCTGGAGCGCGTCGCGATCATTGATTTCGACGTGCATCACGGCAACGGCACTGAAGCGGCTTTCTCGGGCGACTCGCGCGTGCTGATGTGCAGCATCTTCCAGCATCCGTTTTACCCGTTCACCGGCGCCGACAATCAGGCGGCCAACATGTGCAACGTGCCGATGCCGGCGCGCTCGAAAGGCATGGCGGTGCGCGAAGCGGTGGACCTGTTGTGGCTGCCGCGCCTGCATGAGTTCAAGCCGGAGATGCTGTTCATCTCGGCCGGCTTCGACGCGCATCGTGAGGACGACCTCGGCAACATGGGTCTCGTCGAAGACGATTACGCCTGGATCACCGATCAGATGCGCGAGATCGCGAAGCGTTATGCGCGCGGGCGGATCGTGAGTTGTCTCGAAGGCGGGTACAACCTGTCCGCGTTGGGGCGCAGCGTGGTCGCCCACGTACGCTCGCTGGCTGGGATCTGA